One window of Helicobacter winghamensis ATCC BAA-430 genomic DNA carries:
- a CDS encoding DUF262 domain-containing protein — protein MAGFQSPITINQAMQKIHENEYLLPAFQREYEWYPEQIEELFDSLMRDYPISSMLLWRVKDESKTAWKFYRFLEYYRELYHTHNDYFNTSNHKDFDAVLDGQQRLTSLYLALFGNYDIHKNHNKWEDDDRYFKVCDFYFNLTQSEKPKNENVEYEFLWLDRKVTEQKGIYIDKQGQKWFKCKEVYKYETARVRKIAKEFELDENEEERLELFHQKIFDKALINYYLEEEQNPDKAVNIFIRINSGGTSLDYSDILFSIAIANWNKIDARTEINKLVDRINENFSISKDLVLKGFLYLFHNSIKFQINSFDKNFIQDIEKKWETIQNAFIETFRLLRSFGFDAKTLSSNNAILPILYFIYHKDLTHSIVDSVKQKENRHLIKKWLLRATIFKLFGGSGDTVLANTRKAFIKDFKQNDVFFDREVEYFPWQEIEKETKYTHNLDREYLQDNIMPYQKNSSEAFAVLSLLYPNLDYKNNNFHKDHLHPESAYKEYEKIAKKRAEKEQDYKWKDFKYYNSLVNLQMLDANENMAKQGKNLEQWVSENCGDDRKSFLNQHLIPDVDLSLENFDKFAEEREKLLLDRLIEVLNK, from the coding sequence AGTGGTATCCGGAGCAAATAGAGGAATTATTTGATTCTCTTATGAGAGATTATCCGATTAGTTCAATGTTATTGTGGCGTGTTAAAGATGAAAGCAAGACAGCGTGGAAATTTTATAGATTTTTAGAATACTATAGGGAATTATATCATACGCACAATGATTATTTTAATACCTCAAATCATAAAGATTTTGATGCTGTACTTGATGGACAACAAAGGCTTACTTCATTATATCTTGCTTTATTTGGAAATTATGATATTCATAAAAACCATAATAAATGGGAAGATGATGATAGATATTTTAAGGTCTGTGATTTTTATTTCAATCTCACTCAAAGCGAAAAGCCAAAAAATGAAAATGTAGAATATGAGTTTTTATGGCTTGATAGAAAGGTTACAGAACAAAAAGGTATTTATATCGATAAACAAGGACAAAAATGGTTTAAATGCAAAGAAGTTTATAAGTACGAGACGGCCAGAGTAAGAAAAATAGCAAAAGAATTTGAGTTGGATGAGAATGAAGAGGAAAGACTAGAATTATTTCATCAGAAAATATTTGATAAAGCTTTAATTAATTATTATTTAGAAGAAGAGCAAAATCCAGATAAGGCGGTAAATATTTTTATACGCATTAATTCGGGTGGGACTTCTCTTGATTATTCTGATATTTTATTTAGTATTGCTATTGCGAATTGGAATAAGATTGATGCTAGAACTGAAATCAATAAGCTTGTGGATAGAATCAATGAAAATTTTAGTATTTCAAAAGATTTGGTGCTAAAAGGGTTTTTGTATCTCTTTCATAATTCTATTAAATTCCAAATCAATAGTTTTGATAAAAACTTTATCCAAGATATTGAGAAAAAATGGGAAACTATTCAAAATGCCTTTATTGAAACTTTTAGACTACTCAGAAGTTTTGGCTTTGATGCAAAAACACTCTCATCAAACAATGCAATTTTGCCTATTTTATATTTTATTTATCATAAAGATTTAACTCATAGTATTGTAGATTCTGTAAAACAAAAAGAAAATAGACACCTTATTAAAAAATGGCTACTTCGAGCCACGATATTTAAATTATTTGGGGGAAGTGGCGATACGGTATTGGCAAACACTCGCAAGGCTTTTATCAAAGATTTCAAGCAAAATGATGTATTTTTTGATAGGGAAGTAGAATATTTTCCTTGGCAAGAAATTGAAAAAGAAACAAAATATACTCACAATTTAGATAGGGAATATTTGCAAGACAATATAATGCCATATCAAAAAAATAGTTCCGAAGCTTTTGCTGTATTGTCTTTACTTTATCCAAATTTGGATTATAAAAATAATAACTTTCATAAAGACCATTTACATCCAGAATCTGCGTATAAGGAGTATGAGAAAATAGCTAAAAAACGAGCAGAAAAAGAACAGGATTATAAATGGAAAGATTTTAAATATTATAATTCTTTGGTAAATTTACAAATGCTTGATGCTAATGAAAATATGGCTAAACAAGGTAAAAATTTGGAGCAGTGGGTAAGTGAAAATTGTGGTGATGATAGAAAAAGCTTTTTAAATCAGCATTTAATTCCGGATGTGGATTTATCGCTTGAAAATTTTGACAAGTTTGCAGAAGAAAGAGAAAAATTATTATTAGATAGACTTATTGAAGTTTTGAATAAATAA
- a CDS encoding DNA methyltransferase: MQEAGLIEWSKNNNPRKKIYIDECKGKKIQDIWEFKDSQNPAYPTEKNRAMLRRIIAMSSNEDSRVMDCFCGGGRFLQEALNLGRKFIGIDESFEAIKLNQQWIKESENINNILLK; the protein is encoded by the coding sequence TTGCAAGAAGCAGGGCTAATTGAATGGAGTAAAAATAATAATCCACGCAAGAAAATTTATATAGATGAATGCAAAGGCAAAAAGATACAAGATATTTGGGAGTTTAAAGACTCTCAAAATCCAGCCTATCCTACCGAGAAAAATAGAGCAATGCTAAGGCGTATTATCGCTATGTCATCAAATGAGGATTCTAGGGTTATGGATTGCTTTTGTGGTGGGGGTAGATTTTTACAAGAAGCCCTAAATTTAGGGAGAAAATTCATCGGCATTGATGAGAGTTTTGAAGCCATAAAGCTTAATCAGCAATGGATAAAAGAAAGTGAAAATATTAATAATATTCTCTTAAAATGA
- a CDS encoding FeoA family protein, with translation MTINSLKNGEQGIIACIEADSRMRERLFSFGIAKSKHIKRIKSSLGNSTILVEIDRSCIALRAEEAESILIEKEK, from the coding sequence ATGACAATAAATTCCTTAAAGAATGGTGAACAAGGTATCATTGCGTGCATTGAGGCAGATTCTAGAATGCGTGAAAGATTATTTAGCTTTGGAATTGCGAAATCAAAGCATATAAAGCGGATTAAGAGCTCCCTAGGAAATTCTACAATTTTAGTAGAAATTGATAGAAGTTGCATTGCATTGCGCGCTGAAGAAGCAGAATCTATTCTGATAGAGAAGGAAAAGTAA
- the feoB gene encoding ferrous iron transport protein B — MQKIIKIALIGQPNVGKSLLVNALCHTNMKVGNFTGVTIEKAQAQTEYKGYTLQIIDLPGTYSLYGYSKEEQITREFIENGAYDVIVNVVDSTNLERNLQLSTQLLDVQKKMLLALNMNDEARNEGINIRTKTLKELLGIPCVQISAHTKENLTTLLDSVVELYRQEQESNKRIYSDAIENEILRLEKFLKAKNDKSVESLGLNMRQIAILLLKQDEYLFKTLHEKPIWMELSKILQSSLNTLYSVFGSQSAQEIFLNDLQAFVSGLIAESVHYENTPKRNHTSSIDRILIHKYAGIPIFLFFMWVLFQLTFTLGALPMDFIESFFGWLGEGIKENISNPSLASLLADGIIGGVGAVVLFLPNIVILFFGIALLETTGYMARVAYLLDGFFHKFGLHGKSFIPLVTGFGCSVPAFMATRTLKSQKDRLLTLFIINFMSCGARLPVYVLFVGAFFPINEAGNWLFGIYILGAIIGLIMAKILRLTAFRGPDEPFVMEMPKYRMPNWNLVWFSIVAKAKMYLKKAGTFILAASILIWFASTYPKQETLERSFAQKIEAATNGESRAELELVLEEQLIENSYLGITGKAIEPIFAPLGFDWKMSVSLLSGLAAKEVVISTMGVLYTLGGEVDETSENLMEVIKNAIPLQNAVAFILFIMIYNPCLAATVVFGKEAGGFKYIIYLFFFTCITAYIVAWIGSAIARALLN, encoded by the coding sequence ATGCAAAAAATCATTAAAATCGCTCTTATTGGGCAACCAAATGTAGGTAAAAGCCTTTTGGTTAATGCTTTGTGCCATACAAATATGAAAGTAGGTAACTTCACTGGAGTAACAATTGAAAAAGCTCAGGCACAAACAGAATATAAAGGCTATACACTTCAAATTATTGATCTCCCTGGAACTTATTCTCTTTATGGCTATTCTAAAGAAGAACAAATTACAAGAGAATTTATAGAAAATGGTGCATATGATGTAATTGTTAATGTTGTGGATTCTACAAATTTAGAGCGCAACTTGCAACTTAGCACACAGTTGCTTGATGTGCAAAAAAAAATGCTTCTTGCCTTAAATATGAATGATGAAGCACGCAATGAAGGGATTAATATTAGAACCAAAACATTAAAAGAACTTCTTGGTATCCCTTGCGTGCAAATCTCCGCGCACACAAAAGAAAATCTAACTACTCTTCTTGATAGCGTTGTGGAGCTTTACAGACAAGAGCAAGAAAGTAATAAGCGTATTTATAGCGATGCGATTGAAAATGAAATTTTGCGCCTTGAAAAATTTTTAAAAGCAAAAAATGATAAAAGCGTGGAATCTTTAGGCTTAAATATGCGCCAAATTGCAATATTGCTTCTTAAGCAAGATGAATACTTGTTTAAGACTTTGCACGAAAAGCCAATTTGGATGGAGCTTTCAAAAATCCTACAAAGCTCATTAAACACTTTATATTCAGTATTTGGCTCACAAAGTGCGCAAGAGATCTTCTTAAATGATTTGCAAGCCTTTGTAAGTGGTTTAATTGCGGAATCTGTGCATTATGAGAATACCCCAAAACGCAACCATACAAGCAGTATTGACAGAATTTTAATCCACAAATATGCTGGGATTCCTATTTTCTTATTTTTTATGTGGGTACTTTTTCAATTAACTTTTACACTTGGTGCCTTACCTATGGATTTCATTGAAAGCTTTTTTGGCTGGTTAGGGGAGGGCATTAAAGAAAATATTAGCAATCCTTCTCTTGCTTCTTTACTGGCGGATGGAATTATCGGAGGAGTTGGGGCAGTTGTGCTATTTTTGCCAAATATTGTGATTCTATTTTTTGGGATTGCACTACTTGAAACAACTGGTTATATGGCGCGCGTTGCATATTTATTAGATGGATTTTTTCATAAATTTGGATTGCATGGTAAGAGTTTTATACCGCTGGTTACTGGCTTTGGTTGTTCTGTGCCAGCTTTTATGGCAACACGCACACTAAAAAGCCAAAAAGACAGACTCTTAACGCTTTTTATTATTAATTTTATGAGTTGTGGAGCAAGACTGCCTGTGTATGTGTTGTTTGTTGGCGCATTTTTTCCAATAAATGAAGCTGGAAATTGGTTATTTGGAATCTATATTTTAGGGGCAATTATTGGACTTATAATGGCAAAAATTCTGCGTTTGACTGCCTTTAGGGGACCTGATGAGCCCTTTGTAATGGAGATGCCAAAATATCGTATGCCAAATTGGAATCTCGTGTGGTTTTCTATCGTAGCAAAAGCAAAAATGTATCTTAAAAAAGCTGGAACTTTTATTCTTGCTGCATCCATTTTAATTTGGTTTGCAAGCACTTATCCTAAACAAGAAACTCTTGAAAGATCCTTTGCGCAGAAGATTGAAGCTGCCACAAATGGAGAGAGTAGGGCGGAACTTGAGCTTGTTTTGGAAGAGCAACTTATTGAAAATAGTTATTTGGGAATTACTGGAAAGGCGATAGAGCCTATTTTTGCGCCTCTTGGGTTTGATTGGAAAATGAGTGTGTCTTTACTTAGTGGGCTTGCAGCAAAGGAAGTAGTTATCTCTACAATGGGAGTGTTATACACACTTGGTGGAGAAGTTGATGAAACGAGTGAAAACCTTATGGAAGTGATTAAAAATGCGATTCCATTACAAAATGCGGTAGCTTTTATTCTTTTTATAATGATTTATAATCCTTGTCTTGCAGCGACTGTTGTATTTGGTAAGGAAGCTGGTGGGTTTAAATATATTATTTATTTATTCTTCTTTACTTGCATTACAGCATATATTGTCGCTTGGATTGGTAGCGCTATCGCTAGGGCTTTGCTTAACTAG
- a CDS encoding tyrosine-type recombinase/integrase, translating into MRYALDYFDNFNKNLLFWLERFIYSKINSLSNHQVRNKDEILKILARFRKGFDSMESLQDTCKECRNIGLIGINTYILPLSKLHEYLTQIDLESLKNVDEELLKEFLTIHTSSLSDATKKNYRMALLNFFSFIDKQNEDEQGTSYNFRIELKNWGGLRGKSGQKLPSFMNENEVHRFIDGINNFTFKHQDLGARNRLILKIIIYTGIRVGEALGLKLKDIMQDGEFYLIQVRGKGNKPRVVMLKSKNIHTDLQLWKSTRDTMQAEEDLLFCNHKGKKLTQAYISRIVEQVLVANGIRKEKNGAHMLRHSFATLLYQKSQDLVLVQEALGHASLDTSRIYMHFDKQKLKNTTEIMD; encoded by the coding sequence ATGCGTTATGCACTTGATTATTTTGATAATTTCAATAAAAACCTTTTGTTTTGGCTAGAACGATTTATTTATAGTAAAATCAATAGTCTGTCAAATCATCAAGTAAGAAACAAGGATGAGATTTTAAAGATTTTAGCAAGATTCCGTAAAGGATTTGATTCTATGGAATCTTTACAAGATACCTGCAAAGAATGTCGTAATATTGGCTTAATTGGTATTAACACTTATATTTTGCCACTAAGCAAACTCCATGAATATCTTACACAAATAGACTTGGAGAGCCTAAAAAATGTTGATGAAGAGCTTTTAAAAGAATTTTTGACAATCCACACAAGCTCATTATCGGATGCTACCAAAAAAAATTATCGTATGGCTTTATTGAATTTTTTTAGCTTTATTGATAAGCAAAATGAAGATGAACAAGGCACTTCGTATAATTTTCGCATTGAGCTTAAAAATTGGGGTGGGTTACGAGGAAAAAGCGGACAAAAACTACCTTCTTTTATGAATGAAAACGAAGTGCATCGCTTCATTGATGGAATCAATAATTTTACCTTCAAGCACCAAGATTTAGGGGCTAGAAATCGCTTAATACTAAAGATTATCATCTATACTGGAATTCGTGTTGGAGAAGCTTTAGGGTTAAAATTAAAGGATATTATGCAAGATGGGGAATTTTATCTCATACAAGTGCGCGGAAAGGGTAATAAACCGCGTGTTGTGATGCTAAAATCTAAAAATATTCACACTGATTTGCAACTTTGGAAAAGCACACGCGACACAATGCAAGCTGAAGAAGATTTGCTCTTTTGCAATCACAAAGGAAAAAAGCTAACACAAGCTTATATTAGCCGAATCGTGGAGCAAGTTTTGGTTGCAAATGGGATCAGAAAAGAAAAAAACGGCGCACATATGCTTCGCCACAGCTTTGCTACCCTACTCTACCAAAAAAGCCAGGATTTAGTGCTGGTGCAAGAGGCACTAGGACATGCAAGCCTAGATACTTCACGCATTTATATGCACTTTGACAAACAAAAACTAAAAAATACTACAGAGATTATGGATTAA
- a CDS encoding replication initiation protein produces the protein MQQNTALFNDITEFGKNYVTNENSTFQILKDKRKKTRKKEIDFSKIGKTITEAEFKNPMVEFHNDLNSIVFTAFNEIDFNIFFALCFIFKNRLDKTLSLTFEEVRLLVELNDNHKTTNRNRFYESLVSFSNKLMSLKAQGYKSVGINKKRKYSVINFFSVIDIDEDSKTFFVKISEEASCLINNLFKNYTRFDLKEFCSIDSKYAKNLYRILKQYENLGHCKLDWESFRNIMCIPESYEQRDVSKRVLNPSISKLNSNNYNGIPYFKDLTYQKIKVSGKGRGGVVSAIVFEFVPKNKALINARNKQILNINGNDLTIKREQRIQFLI, from the coding sequence ATGCAACAAAACACTGCTCTGTTTAACGATATTACTGAATTTGGCAAGAATTATGTAACTAATGAAAATTCTACATTTCAAATCCTTAAGGATAAACGCAAAAAAACAAGGAAAAAAGAGATAGATTTTTCAAAAATTGGAAAAACAATCACTGAAGCTGAATTTAAAAATCCTATGGTGGAATTTCATAATGATTTAAATTCTATTGTTTTTACCGCATTTAATGAAATTGATTTTAATATCTTTTTTGCTCTTTGTTTTATTTTTAAAAATAGGCTTGATAAGACTTTATCGCTAACCTTTGAAGAAGTAAGATTGCTTGTTGAGTTAAATGATAACCACAAAACCACAAACAGAAACAGATTTTATGAATCTTTGGTTTCTTTTTCTAATAAATTAATGTCCTTAAAGGCGCAAGGCTATAAAAGTGTTGGCATTAATAAAAAAAGGAAATATAGTGTAATTAATTTCTTTTCTGTGATTGATATTGATGAAGATTCTAAAACATTTTTTGTAAAAATTAGCGAAGAGGCTTCTTGCTTAATTAATAATCTTTTCAAAAATTATACAAGATTTGATTTAAAAGAGTTCTGCTCTATTGATTCTAAGTATGCTAAAAATTTGTATAGAATCTTAAAGCAATATGAAAATTTAGGACATTGCAAGTTAGATTGGGAGTCTTTTAGAAATATTATGTGTATTCCAGAAAGTTATGAACAAAGAGATGTTAGCAAGCGTGTTTTGAATCCAAGTATTTCCAAACTTAATTCTAATAATTATAATGGAATACCCTATTTTAAGGACTTAACATATCAAAAAATAAAAGTTTCAGGCAAGGGTCGCGGTGGTGTTGTAAGTGCTATTGTATTTGAGTTTGTTCCAAAGAATAAAGCACTAATTAACGCTAGAAATAAACAAATTCTAAACATCAATGGTAATGATTTAACAATAAAAAGGGAACAAAGAATTCAATTTCTTATATAA
- a CDS encoding relaxase/mobilization nuclease domain-containing protein translates to MGFGINERGELVDTKTILKEWGSDFSNKDSTKESWHLVFSIKEIKSENNIKALEESVKMVMQKHFSLYKYIAVTHKHQNRPHIHIIINKTNMLTQKKIHFKNKTEIRDFFNEIREDFKDELNYRGLSYHNKFRCEKDYKELKEKIIKETHKKIHISTDISNKQILLNNKKVVLRAKIKNLYMEKKIKDKEFQGLFSKAYSAKFKDYEAFLQLKNAMEKVKKEKDLLKNRILSEMKTIKEIEKEHKELELRKNHFDYKKDFAELAEKKKYVEFLEQDYKKNKLNKSQYQLLRDLKLDIFMAEKFINENIQLILNRFTIDSKVLGCEANGFNLVKTRQDLVSNLMILKKISSEKHSYYVDYHNKLVRNIKYVEESINEKYNKMLKAYENGKIFSSFHIKEFKKLSDFLKKDSSNQIGVLEARLAKIRAMDSKDKFLIYNYQESLKKDSLKNIDTLNFSPKGIGR, encoded by the coding sequence TTGGGATTTGGAATTAATGAGCGTGGGGAGCTTGTAGATACAAAAACTATTTTAAAAGAATGGGGGAGTGATTTTTCCAATAAAGATTCCACAAAAGAATCTTGGCATTTGGTATTCTCCATTAAAGAAATAAAAAGTGAAAACAATATAAAGGCGTTAGAAGAATCTGTAAAAATGGTTATGCAAAAGCATTTTTCATTATATAAATATATTGCTGTAACACACAAACATCAAAATAGGCCACATATCCATATAATTATCAATAAAACAAATATGCTCACTCAAAAGAAAATTCATTTTAAAAATAAAACTGAAATTAGAGATTTCTTTAATGAAATAAGGGAAGATTTTAAAGATGAGCTAAATTATAGGGGTTTAAGTTATCACAACAAGTTTCGTTGTGAAAAAGATTACAAAGAGCTTAAGGAAAAAATTATAAAAGAAACGCATAAAAAAATCCATATATCCACAGATATTTCAAACAAACAGATTTTGCTTAATAATAAAAAGGTTGTTTTAAGGGCAAAAATTAAAAATCTGTATATGGAAAAGAAAATAAAAGATAAAGAGTTTCAAGGGCTTTTCTCTAAAGCATATTCTGCCAAATTCAAAGACTATGAAGCATTTTTGCAACTAAAAAATGCAATGGAAAAAGTTAAAAAAGAAAAAGATTTACTTAAAAATCGCATTTTATCAGAGATGAAAACCATAAAAGAAATTGAAAAAGAACATAAGGAGTTAGAGTTAAGAAAAAATCATTTTGATTATAAAAAAGACTTTGCGGAGTTAGCAGAAAAGAAAAAATATGTAGAATTTTTAGAACAAGATTACAAGAAAAACAAGCTTAATAAATCGCAATACCAGCTTTTAAGAGATTTAAAACTAGATATTTTTATGGCAGAAAAATTTATTAATGAAAACATTCAATTAATTCTTAACCGATTTACCATAGATTCAAAAGTGTTAGGTTGTGAAGCAAATGGGTTTAATTTAGTTAAAACGCGTCAGGATTTAGTATCTAATTTAATGATTCTAAAGAAAATAAGCAGTGAAAAACACTCTTATTATGTTGATTATCATAATAAGCTTGTCAGAAATATAAAGTATGTGGAGGAATCCATTAATGAAAAATACAATAAGATGTTAAAAGCTTATGAAAATGGCAAAATTTTTAGCTCTTTTCATATTAAAGAGTTCAAAAAACTCTCTGATTTTCTAAAAAAAGATTCTTCCAATCAAATCGGAGTTTTAGAAGCAAGATTAGCAAAAATAAGAGCTATGGATAGCAAGGATAAATTTTTAATTTATAATTATCAAGAATCTCTTAAAAAGGATTCTTTGAAAAATATAGATACTCTTAATTTTAGCCCAAAAGGAATTGGTCGCTAA
- a CDS encoding ribbon-helix-helix domain-containing protein, with the protein MEKKALSIKEALKSGIIEQRTFQKAEQSRVGRKKKEESQKAKHSITIYLTQEQKDSLQNIADKESETIGYLCKKIILKHLKEKS; encoded by the coding sequence ATGGAGAAAAAAGCACTAAGCATTAAAGAAGCTTTAAAAAGTGGCATCATAGAACAAAGAACATTCCAAAAAGCAGAACAGAGTAGAGTGGGTAGAAAGAAAAAAGAAGAAAGCCAAAAGGCAAAGCATTCTATAACAATTTATTTAACACAAGAGCAAAAAGATTCCTTGCAGAACATAGCCGACAAAGAAAGTGAAACAATAGGTTACTTGTGTAAAAAAATCATCTTAAAGCACCTTAAAGAAAAATCTTAG
- a CDS encoding P-loop NTPase family protein: MIISLINKKGGVGKTCFAFSLAKDLDLFLQSNDSSIVEQIYSNKAQISVKPKLIEDCVYDFGGFVDSGVLEIIKHSDFVIIPCTALYNSILRTIETIAEVKKMNLNIIVLITDWNNEADKQYIIEMLDSNFADLNYFYFKHSKILENAMRTGASFTELTNENGLSRMSYAIFYQEYERLLNTIKNNLK, translated from the coding sequence ATGATAATTTCGTTAATTAATAAAAAAGGTGGTGTTGGAAAAACTTGTTTTGCATTTTCTCTTGCTAAAGATTTGGATTTATTTTTGCAAAGCAATGATTCTTCTATTGTGGAACAGATATATTCTAACAAGGCGCAAATATCAGTAAAGCCTAAGTTAATTGAAGATTGTGTGTATGATTTTGGGGGATTTGTGGATTCTGGAGTTTTAGAAATCATAAAGCATAGCGATTTTGTGATTATTCCTTGCACCGCTCTTTATAATTCAATTTTGCGGACAATAGAAACGATTGCAGAAGTTAAAAAGATGAATTTAAATATAATTGTTTTAATTACGGATTGGAACAATGAAGCGGACAAACAATATATTATAGAGATGCTAGATTCTAATTTTGCAGATTTAAATTACTTCTATTTTAAGCATTCTAAGATTTTAGAAAACGCTATGCGAACAGGAGCAAGCTTTACAGAGCTAACTAATGAAAATGGACTTAGCAGAATGAGCTATGCAATTTTTTACCAAGAATACGAAAGGTTATTAAATACAATAAAAAACAATTTAAAATAA
- a CDS encoding protein kinase family protein, with protein sequence MDLKKIAHKVAKDCGFLEDLEILEAIYTKKDYREFLDLLRVNGGFNLDCVEVENRFSSVFRRFRSFFMRWVENESFEIGRESSLSFLQKDLKVSFYDFLDNIKEVKEKIVQAFIYSTSSSLYDYFSERKELKEFL encoded by the coding sequence ATGGATTTAAAGAAAATTGCACATAAAGTGGCTAAAGATTGTGGATTTTTAGAGGATTTGGAAATACTAGAGGCTATCTATACTAAAAAAGATTATCGTGAATTTTTAGATTTGTTGCGCGTTAATGGAGGTTTTAATCTTGATTGCGTGGAAGTGGAAAACAGATTTTCATCTGTTTTTAGAAGATTTAGAAGTTTCTTTATGCGTTGGGTGGAGAATGAAAGCTTTGAAATTGGGAGAGAATCATCATTAAGCTTTTTACAAAAGGATTTAAAGGTTTCTTTTTATGATTTTTTAGACAACATAAAAGAAGTAAAAGAAAAGATTGTGCAAGCCTTTATTTATTCTACATCTTCTTCTCTTTATGATTATTTTAGTGAGCGCAAAGAGTTAAAGGAGTTTTTATAA
- a CDS encoding thermonuclease family protein gives MQFKRLNNLLLRKLSNNPIKSIASLAILSLLVFNQEIINDIDIQKNYSVLENTLTNYLKTQELQGRVEKIIDGDTLRFLSGKESYIIRLYGIDAPEKKQSYGKEATLALNKMCPINTEAKIIVKDEDKYKRAIGILECNARDINAEMVKNGFAWAYREYSSDYVEYELMAKSKKVGLWNANNPIKPSEFRRMQ, from the coding sequence ATGCAATTCAAAAGACTAAATAATCTCTTACTTAGAAAACTCTCAAATAATCCTATAAAAAGTATTGCTAGTTTAGCAATCTTATCTCTTTTGGTATTCAACCAAGAAATCATTAATGATATTGATATTCAAAAAAACTATTCTGTGTTAGAAAATACCTTAACAAATTATTTGAAAACGCAAGAATTGCAGGGTAGAGTAGAAAAAATCATTGATGGTGATACTTTGCGTTTTTTAAGTGGCAAAGAAAGTTATATTATTAGGTTATATGGGATAGATGCCCCAGAGAAGAAACAAAGTTATGGCAAAGAAGCAACACTTGCTTTAAATAAAATGTGTCCTATCAATACAGAAGCAAAAATTATTGTAAAAGATGAAGACAAATATAAGCGCGCAATAGGGATTTTGGAATGCAATGCAAGAGATATTAATGCAGAAATGGTAAAAAATGGATTTGCTTGGGCTTATAGGGAATATAGCAGTGATTATGTGGAATATGAATTAATGGCTAAGTCTAAAAAAGTAGGGTTGTGGAATGCTAATAATCCTATAAAGCCTAGTGAATTTAGAAGAATGCAATAA